Proteins found in one Leguminivora glycinivorella isolate SPB_JAAS2020 chromosome 22, LegGlyc_1.1, whole genome shotgun sequence genomic segment:
- the LOC125237738 gene encoding KH domain-containing, RNA-binding, signal transduction-associated protein 2-like isoform X3 — MMNDNNGYNNSDFKRNSNQDMQADADHHDQDGDEGAKINDKAGEYMRELLSEKIKLNTAKFPYATKLIDQEVTKVQASGRLPPRDFKYVDVYHEKPVKVSVKVLVPLKEHPKFNFVGKLLGPKGNTMKQLQEETMCKMAVLGRGSMRDRQKEEELRNSLDPKYAHLTDELHVEISALAPPAEAHARIAYALAEVKKYLLPDVNDMGHMGPPAPMREMGQRGPPGRGGPPGRAPRLPAHAHPAHAHHAPHHAPPPLGPPRMPGKTKVISILDRARNAMESSYGYDDPYAAPEPPVRGPPRAPPADDFYYGGAAERYYEDEGYGYKEEREFKSSRDVGTRRPQPPHRGYQQRPQPYSRPQKPAPKKRSL, encoded by the exons ATGATGAACGATAACAACGGTTACAATAATAGTGATTTTAAGCGTAACTCCAACCAAGACATGCAAGCCGATGCCGACCACCACGATCAAGATGGCGACGAAGGAGCAAAAATAAATGACAAAGCCGGAGAATACATGAGAGAATTGTTaagtgaaaaaatcaaactaaacACTGCTAAATTCCCGTACGCTACCAAACTCATCGACCAGG AGGTTACCAAGGTGCAAGCGTCAGGCCGGCTACCGCCACGGGACTTCAAATATGTCGATGTGTACCATGAGAAGCCGGTCAAAGTTTCCGTTAAGGTGCTGGTGCCCCTCAAAGAACATCCTAAG TTCAACTTTGTGGGCAAGCTGCTGGGCCCAAAGGGTAACACCATGAAGCAGCTGCAGGAGGAGACCATGTGCAAGATGGCCGTGCTGGGCCGAGGCTCCATGAGGGACAG ACAAAAGGAAGAAGAGCTCCGCAACTCCCTGGACCCCAAGTACGCGCACCTGACGGACGAGCTGCACGTGGAGATCTCGGCGCTGGCGCCGCCCGCGGAGGCGCACGCGCGCATCGCGTACGCGCTCGCTGAGGTCAAGAAGTACCTGCTGCCCGACGTCAATGATATGGGACACATGGGCCCGCCTGCGCCGATGAGGGAGATGGGACAGAGAG GGCCGCCGGGGCGCGGGGGCCCTCccgggcgcgcgccgcgcctgCCCGCGCACGCGCACCCCGCGCACGCGCACCACGCGCCGCACCACGCGCCGCCGCCGCTCGGCCCGCCGCGCATGCCCGGCAAGACTAAGGTCATTAGTATCTTGGATCGCGCCCGTAACGCCATGGAGTCTTCCTACGGTTACGATGACCCCTACGCCGCGCCCGAGCCGCCG GTCCGCGGGCCACCTCGCGCGCCGCCAGCCGACGACTTCTACTACGGCGGCGCGGCGGAGCGCTACTACGAGGACGAGGGCTACGGCTACAAGGAGGAGCGCGAGTTCAAGTCCTCGCGCGACGTGGGCACGCGCCGCCCGCAGCCGCCGCACCGCGGCTACCAGCAGCGCCCGCAGCCCTACTCGCGCCCGCAGAA GCCCGCTCCGAAAAAGCGCTCACTGTAA
- the LOC125237739 gene encoding dynein light chain roadblock-type 2-like, with translation MATEVEETIKRIQAHKGVMGVIIVNHEGIPIKSSLDNATSVLYSGLIGQLTEKAKNVVREMDSSNDLTFLRVRSKRHEILIAPDREFILIVIQNTSD, from the exons ATG GCTACAGAAGTAGAGGAAACCATCAAGCGGATTCaggcccataaaggggtaatgGGAGTGATCATTGTGAACCACGAAG GCATTCCGATCAAAAGTTCTTTGGATAATGCTACTTCAGTGCTGTATTCTGGTCTTATTGGACAGCTGACAGAGAAAGCTAAGAATGTTGTCAGGGAGATG GATTCCTCCAATGACTTGACATTCCTGCGTGTGAGGAGTAAACGCCATGAGATTCTGATTGCTCCGGACCGTGAATTCATACTCATTGTCATACAAAACACATCGGACTAA
- the LOC125237738 gene encoding KH domain-containing, RNA-binding, signal transduction-associated protein 2-like isoform X2, with protein MMNDNNGYNNSDFKRNSNQDMQADADHHDQDGDEGAKINDKAGEYMRELLSEKIKLNTAKFPYATKLIDQEVTKVQASGRLPPRDFKYVDVYHEKPVKVSVKVLVPLKEHPKFNFVGKLLGPKGNTMKQLQEETMCKMAVLGRGSMRDRQKEEELRNSLDPKYAHLTDELHVEISALAPPAEAHARIAYALAEVKKYLLPDVNDMGHMGPPAPMREMGQRDGPQRPLLSGPGPGRPEVQYRAFTATKRSLSYQGPVVSEGPPGRGGPPGRAPRLPAHAHPAHAHHAPHHAPPPLGPPRMPGKTKVISILDRARNAMESSYGYDDPYAAPEPPVRGPPRAPPADDFYYGGAAERYYEDEGYGYKEEREFKSSRDVGTRRPQPPHRGYQQRPQPYSRPQK; from the exons ATGATGAACGATAACAACGGTTACAATAATAGTGATTTTAAGCGTAACTCCAACCAAGACATGCAAGCCGATGCCGACCACCACGATCAAGATGGCGACGAAGGAGCAAAAATAAATGACAAAGCCGGAGAATACATGAGAGAATTGTTaagtgaaaaaatcaaactaaacACTGCTAAATTCCCGTACGCTACCAAACTCATCGACCAGG AGGTTACCAAGGTGCAAGCGTCAGGCCGGCTACCGCCACGGGACTTCAAATATGTCGATGTGTACCATGAGAAGCCGGTCAAAGTTTCCGTTAAGGTGCTGGTGCCCCTCAAAGAACATCCTAAG TTCAACTTTGTGGGCAAGCTGCTGGGCCCAAAGGGTAACACCATGAAGCAGCTGCAGGAGGAGACCATGTGCAAGATGGCCGTGCTGGGCCGAGGCTCCATGAGGGACAG ACAAAAGGAAGAAGAGCTCCGCAACTCCCTGGACCCCAAGTACGCGCACCTGACGGACGAGCTGCACGTGGAGATCTCGGCGCTGGCGCCGCCCGCGGAGGCGCACGCGCGCATCGCGTACGCGCTCGCTGAGGTCAAGAAGTACCTGCTGCCCGACGTCAATGATATGGGACACATGGGCCCGCCTGCGCCGATGAGGGAGATGGGACAGAGAG ATGGACCGCAGCGGCCTCTCCTATCCGGCCCAGGGCCTGGCCGTCCCGAAGTGCAATACCGGGCTTTCACGGCCACCAAACGGTCCCTCTCTTACCAGGGGCCTGTGGTCAGCGAAG GGCCGCCGGGGCGCGGGGGCCCTCccgggcgcgcgccgcgcctgCCCGCGCACGCGCACCCCGCGCACGCGCACCACGCGCCGCACCACGCGCCGCCGCCGCTCGGCCCGCCGCGCATGCCCGGCAAGACTAAGGTCATTAGTATCTTGGATCGCGCCCGTAACGCCATGGAGTCTTCCTACGGTTACGATGACCCCTACGCCGCGCCCGAGCCGCCG GTCCGCGGGCCACCTCGCGCGCCGCCAGCCGACGACTTCTACTACGGCGGCGCGGCGGAGCGCTACTACGAGGACGAGGGCTACGGCTACAAGGAGGAGCGCGAGTTCAAGTCCTCGCGCGACGTGGGCACGCGCCGCCCGCAGCCGCCGCACCGCGGCTACCAGCAGCGCCCGCAGCCCTACTCGCGCCCGCAGAAGTAA
- the LOC125237959 gene encoding uncharacterized protein LOC125237959, translating to MISCAVLVLCAIGAVRGTPTDGAITRNRDRRDTFLDIFRDKTDRDASYKILPVLPVKLPIQIGGHGSTNLPILVLPVPFPVYTQKPEPIDVRSTRPTSGENAKFPATPPYIAVRSFEDNSRESRDESASEDREKPESIDEFDRSPIVVLEEESNSAKTAFRAPLPRRRVKYVVKKIISNTRPERIEYVDEDEVSDTQKRISYVTEDEDRDSQRKSVKYVIDDDVSETPRRIKYVTEGPRNSPGRRVIYVTDDISDTAPRQRVKYVIEDEDVISKSPRRVKYVTEDGPNAPRSRRPDEHRTT from the exons ATGATATCGTGTGCTGTGTTGGTGCTGTGTGCTATAG GAGCCGTAAGAGGAACACCAACAGATGGAGCGATTACCAGAAATAGGGACAGGAGAGACACATTCTTAGACATCTTTAGAG ATAAAACGGACCGCGATGCCAGCTACAAAATATTACCCGTGCTGCCAGTTAAGCTGCCTATTCAAATTG GCGGTCACGGGAGTACCAATCTCCCGATTTTAGTACTTCCTGTACCGTTTCCAGTATACACACAAAAACCAG AACCAATCGATGTTCGCAGCACCAGACCAACTTCAGGCGAAAATGCAAAATTTCCTGCCACCCCACCTTACATAGCAGTTCGTTCTTTCGAAGATAACTCTCGAGAATCTCGCGATGAATCTGCGTCAGAAGACCGTGAAAAACCTGAATCTATAGATGAGTTCGATAGGTCCCCTATTGTAGTATTAGAAGAAGAATCAAACTCTGCTAAAACGGCTTTTAGGGCTCCTCTCCCACGCCGCCGAGTAAAGTatgttgttaaaaaaataatttccaataCACGACCTGAGCGTATAGAGTATGTCGATGAAGATGAGGTTTCTGACACTCAAAAGCGTATATCGTATGTAACTGAAGATGAAGATCGTGATAGTCAGCGAAAGAGTGTAAAGTATGTTATTGACGATGATGTTTCTGAAACTCCAAGGCGTATAAAGTATGTTACTGAAGGTCCCAGAAATTCTCCAGGGCGTCGTGTAATATATGTTACTGATGATATATCTGACACAGCACCTCGGCAGCGGGTTAAGTATGTGATTGAGGATGAAGATGTTATTTCCAAAAGTCCACGGCGTGTAAAGTATGTCACTGAAGATGGCCCAAATGCACCTAGGTCGCGGCGGCCTGATGAACATAGAACAACGTAA
- the LOC125237960 gene encoding uncharacterized protein LOC125237960 → MLLTAFLFLSISASVFSDSTTNGEKYIFDFTGPDGVEEWQEQSDTVRSVGMSKAVLVMHQNTEYKRAVFFALLNPQTDGSGFAGVRDLRAYDDLTGYTKLQLRCRAQGQFNGFKVVLRHKGLNNDPNFTFEQLFEGPQNEFAVRDLPFSEFKAFFHGREVETNDTLDVSQITSIGIQMYGGVFLPVKQSGPATLEIDWIKAVN, encoded by the exons atgttaCTGACGGCGTTTTTATTCTTGTCAATATCTGCGAGTGTTTTTAGTGACAG CACTACGAACGGTGAAAAATACATCTTCGACTTCACTGGACCGGATGGCGTAGAAGAATGGCAGGAGCAATCGGATACCGTGCGCTCCGTGGGAATGTCCAAAGCGGTTCTCGTCATGCACCAGAACACCGAATACAAACGAGCAGTATTCTTCGCACTGCTAAACCCTCAGACAGATGGGTCGGGGTTCGCTGGAGTCAGAGATTTGAGGGCATATGATGACCTAACGGGGTACACAAAGTTGCAGTTGCGGTGTCGTGCCCAGGGACAGTTCAATGGCTTCAAAGTCGTTTTACGGCACAAGGGATTAAACAATGATCCTAATTTTACCTTTGAGCAGCTTTTCGAA GGCCCACAAAATGAATTCGCTGTCCGTGACCTgccattttcagaatttaaaGCATTTTTCCACGGCCGAGAAGTAGAAACTAACGACACTCTTGATGTATCCCAAATAACTAGTATTGGTATTCAAATGTACGGAGGAGTGTTCCTGCCTGTGAAACAGAGTGGTCCTGCAACTTTAGAGATAGATTGGATAAAGGCAGTTAACTGA
- the LOC125237738 gene encoding KH domain-containing, RNA-binding, signal transduction-associated protein 2-like isoform X1, with translation MMNDNNGYNNSDFKRNSNQDMQADADHHDQDGDEGAKINDKAGEYMRELLSEKIKLNTAKFPYATKLIDQEVTKVQASGRLPPRDFKYVDVYHEKPVKVSVKVLVPLKEHPKFNFVGKLLGPKGNTMKQLQEETMCKMAVLGRGSMRDRQKEEELRNSLDPKYAHLTDELHVEISALAPPAEAHARIAYALAEVKKYLLPDVNDMGHMGPPAPMREMGQRDGPQRPLLSGPGPGRPEVQYRAFTATKRSLSYQGPVVSEGPPGRGGPPGRAPRLPAHAHPAHAHHAPHHAPPPLGPPRMPGKTKVISILDRARNAMESSYGYDDPYAAPEPPVRGPPRAPPADDFYYGGAAERYYEDEGYGYKEEREFKSSRDVGTRRPQPPHRGYQQRPQPYSRPQKPAPKKRSL, from the exons ATGATGAACGATAACAACGGTTACAATAATAGTGATTTTAAGCGTAACTCCAACCAAGACATGCAAGCCGATGCCGACCACCACGATCAAGATGGCGACGAAGGAGCAAAAATAAATGACAAAGCCGGAGAATACATGAGAGAATTGTTaagtgaaaaaatcaaactaaacACTGCTAAATTCCCGTACGCTACCAAACTCATCGACCAGG AGGTTACCAAGGTGCAAGCGTCAGGCCGGCTACCGCCACGGGACTTCAAATATGTCGATGTGTACCATGAGAAGCCGGTCAAAGTTTCCGTTAAGGTGCTGGTGCCCCTCAAAGAACATCCTAAG TTCAACTTTGTGGGCAAGCTGCTGGGCCCAAAGGGTAACACCATGAAGCAGCTGCAGGAGGAGACCATGTGCAAGATGGCCGTGCTGGGCCGAGGCTCCATGAGGGACAG ACAAAAGGAAGAAGAGCTCCGCAACTCCCTGGACCCCAAGTACGCGCACCTGACGGACGAGCTGCACGTGGAGATCTCGGCGCTGGCGCCGCCCGCGGAGGCGCACGCGCGCATCGCGTACGCGCTCGCTGAGGTCAAGAAGTACCTGCTGCCCGACGTCAATGATATGGGACACATGGGCCCGCCTGCGCCGATGAGGGAGATGGGACAGAGAG ATGGACCGCAGCGGCCTCTCCTATCCGGCCCAGGGCCTGGCCGTCCCGAAGTGCAATACCGGGCTTTCACGGCCACCAAACGGTCCCTCTCTTACCAGGGGCCTGTGGTCAGCGAAG GGCCGCCGGGGCGCGGGGGCCCTCccgggcgcgcgccgcgcctgCCCGCGCACGCGCACCCCGCGCACGCGCACCACGCGCCGCACCACGCGCCGCCGCCGCTCGGCCCGCCGCGCATGCCCGGCAAGACTAAGGTCATTAGTATCTTGGATCGCGCCCGTAACGCCATGGAGTCTTCCTACGGTTACGATGACCCCTACGCCGCGCCCGAGCCGCCG GTCCGCGGGCCACCTCGCGCGCCGCCAGCCGACGACTTCTACTACGGCGGCGCGGCGGAGCGCTACTACGAGGACGAGGGCTACGGCTACAAGGAGGAGCGCGAGTTCAAGTCCTCGCGCGACGTGGGCACGCGCCGCCCGCAGCCGCCGCACCGCGGCTACCAGCAGCGCCCGCAGCCCTACTCGCGCCCGCAGAA GCCCGCTCCGAAAAAGCGCTCACTGTAA